Within the Agromyces ramosus genome, the region CCTCGGCACCGCGACGCCGGCCGAATTCGAGGCACTCGCCGGCGCACTCGTGCCGACCATCGAAGCCCTGAGCTGAACCCGACCGCACCACCACTGAATCCAGCCCAACACCGAGAGGAGCGCCCGTGAGCGAGAAGCCGACCGAACGCCCTGAGACGCCGGCCGCCACGTGGCGGGAGCTTCGTCGCGGCAATGAGCGGTTCATCGCTGGCGAGCCGCAGCATCCCCGCCAAGACGTCGACCATCGCACCTCGCTCGCCACCGCGCAGCGGCCGCTCGTCGCGATCTTCGGCTGCAGCGACTCGCGGCTCTCGGCCGAGATCATCTTCGACGTCGGCCTCGGCGATGCCTTCGTCGTGCGCAACGCCGGGCAGGTCATCTCAGACTCGGTGCTCGGCTCCCTCGAGTACGCCGTCGGGGTGCTCGGAGTGCCGCTCATCCTCGTGCTCGGCCACGACGAGTGCGGCGCGGTGCGCGCGGCCATCGACTCGCAGGCGCCCGATGCCGCTCCGCTGCCGGCGCACATCGCCTCGATCGTCGACCGCATCGTGCCCGCCGTGAGGCGCGTGGCGGGCGGCGAACCGGGAGCACCCATCCGGCCCGACGACGTCGACGCGGGGTTCGTCGGTCGCGAGCACCTCCGCGACACCGTGGCCGAGCTCCTCGAGAGCTCCGAGATGATCAGCGACGCGATCGCAGCGGGTACGCTGGCTATCGTCGGCGCCAACTACCGCTTGTTCGAAGGACGCGCCGAGACCGACATCGTCGTCGGCCGCATCTGACCGCCGCGTTCCGCGGCACTCGCCGGGAGGGCCCGGCAGCAACCGAAGGAGAACCCGCCGTGGGCGACAACGCCGCCGACTACCGCATCGAGCACGACACGATGGGCGAGGTGCGGGTGCCCGCATCGGCGCTCTACCGGGCGCAGACGCAGCGCGCGGTCGAGAACTTCCCGATCTCCGGGTCCGGGCTCGAGCCGCAGCAGATCCAGGCCCTCGCGCGCATCAAGAAGGCCGCCGCGCAGGCGAACGCGAAGCTCGGCGTGCTCGACCCTGCCATCGCCGCCGCCATCGAAGAGGCCGCCGACGAGGTCATCGCGGGCCGCCACGACTACGCCGAGCACTTCCCCGTCGACGTCTACCAGACCGGCTCCGGCACCTCGTCGAACATGAACATGAACGAGGTGCTCGCGACGATCGCGACCTCGAAGCTCGGCAGTCCCGTGCATCCCAACGACCACGTCAACGCCTCGCAGTCCTCCAACGACGTGTTCCCCACTTCGGTGCACATCGCCGTCACGGCCGCGCTCATCGACGAGCTCATCCCCGCACTCGACCACCTCGCCGTCGCCCTCGAGGCCAAGGCCGAGGCATGGGCGGGCATCGTGAAGGCCGGCCGCACGCACCTGATGGACGCGACGCCCGTCACGCTCGGCCAGGAGTTCGGCGGCTACGCGCGCCAGATGCGCCTCGGCATCGAGCGCGTGCGCTCGGCGCTCCCCCGCGTCGCCGAGGTGCCGCTGGGCGGCACCGCGGTCGGCACCGGCATCAACACCCCTGCCGGCTTCCCGCAGCTCGTGATCGAGCTCCTTCAGCAGGAGACCGAGCTGCCGATCACCGAGGCGGTCGACCACTTCGAGGCGCAGGCCAACCGCGACGGGCTCGTCGACGCCTCCGGCGCGCTGCGCACCATCGCCGTGAGCCTCACGAAGATCGCGAACGACGTGCGCTGGATGGGCTCGGGCCCGAACACCGGTCTCGGCGAGCTCAGCATCCCCGACCTGCAGCCGGGCTCCTCGATCATGCCGGGCAAGGTGAACCCCGTCATCCCCGAAGCCGTGCTCATGGTGTGCGCACGGGTCATCGGCAACGATGCGACCATCGCGTGGGGCGGGGCATCCGGTGCCTTCGAACTGAACGTGCAGATCCCCGTCATGGGCACGGCGCTGCTCGAGTCGATCCGCCTGCTCTCCAATTCCCTGCGCGCCTTCGCCGACAAGACGATCGAGGGCCTCGAGGCCAACGTCGAGCGCAACGCGGCCCTCGCGGGCATGTCCCCGTCCATCGTCACGCCGCTGAACAAGCTCATCGGCTACGAGGCGGCGGCGAAGATCGCGAAGCACTCGGTCGCCAACGGCGTCACCGTTCGCGAAGCGGTCATCGAGCTCGGCTACGTCGAGCGTGGCGAGCTCAGCGAGGCCCAGCTCGACGCCGCGCTCGACCTGCTCTCGATGACGCGTCCGCCCCAGGCCTGACCTCCGAACGCCGAGCACCGCGCGGCGCGGCTCGCGGTGCTCGGCGTTCAGGCGAGCCGCCGGTACCGGTGCTCCTTGACGCGCGCGCCGACGACACGCCACGGATGCGGCTGAGCGGCCTCCAGCTCGGTGTAGAGCTCGGGCTCGACCTCGAAGTACTCGTAGATCGAGCCCGACTCGAACTGCACGGTGAGCACCCGGCTCTCCCGGTCGTACGCGGCGCCCAGCAGCGCCTCTGACTCGATGCGCCGAATCCTCGCCATGCATCAAGGCAAGCACGCGACAGGCGCCGACGGAAGGCCGCACCGCGACGCGAGCGGAGGAGAACGGCGGCTGGGGAGGGCGATCCGCTCGGATTCGCGCGCCCGTCGCGCCGATGACCTCCGCTCGCGCTCGTGGCCTCGGCTGGATCAGGTCAGCTCTGCACCGTCGAGCATCTCCGACACGAGCGCCGCGATCGCCGAGCGCTCCGACCGGGTGAGCGTGATGTGGGCGAAGAGCGGATGCCCCTTCAGCGTCTCGATGACGCTCGCGACACCGTCGTGACGACCGACCCGGAGGTTGTCGCGCTGGGCGACGTCGTGGGTGAGCACGACCCGGGAGTTCTGGCCGATGCGGGAGAGCACGGTGAGCAGCACGTTGCG harbors:
- a CDS encoding carbonic anhydrase, with product MSEKPTERPETPAATWRELRRGNERFIAGEPQHPRQDVDHRTSLATAQRPLVAIFGCSDSRLSAEIIFDVGLGDAFVVRNAGQVISDSVLGSLEYAVGVLGVPLILVLGHDECGAVRAAIDSQAPDAAPLPAHIASIVDRIVPAVRRVAGGEPGAPIRPDDVDAGFVGREHLRDTVAELLESSEMISDAIAAGTLAIVGANYRLFEGRAETDIVVGRI
- a CDS encoding class II fumarate hydratase — translated: MGDNAADYRIEHDTMGEVRVPASALYRAQTQRAVENFPISGSGLEPQQIQALARIKKAAAQANAKLGVLDPAIAAAIEEAADEVIAGRHDYAEHFPVDVYQTGSGTSSNMNMNEVLATIATSKLGSPVHPNDHVNASQSSNDVFPTSVHIAVTAALIDELIPALDHLAVALEAKAEAWAGIVKAGRTHLMDATPVTLGQEFGGYARQMRLGIERVRSALPRVAEVPLGGTAVGTGINTPAGFPQLVIELLQQETELPITEAVDHFEAQANRDGLVDASGALRTIAVSLTKIANDVRWMGSGPNTGLGELSIPDLQPGSSIMPGKVNPVIPEAVLMVCARVIGNDATIAWGGASGAFELNVQIPVMGTALLESIRLLSNSLRAFADKTIEGLEANVERNAALAGMSPSIVTPLNKLIGYEAAAKIAKHSVANGVTVREAVIELGYVERGELSEAQLDAALDLLSMTRPPQA
- a CDS encoding KTSC domain-containing protein, which produces MARIRRIESEALLGAAYDRESRVLTVQFESGSIYEYFEVEPELYTELEAAQPHPWRVVGARVKEHRYRRLA